Proteins encoded within one genomic window of Terriglobus sp. TAA 43:
- a CDS encoding beta-L-arabinofuranosidase domain-containing protein, whose translation MNLSRRDALKLGTFSAAATMLPSGFAQAQKLAPTALQPLPLGEIKPTGWLRRQLQVQADGMGGHLDEFWPDLNNNSGWLGGTGESWERGPYFLDGLYPLAVLLDDPKLKAKANRWVEWTLTHQQANGMIGPASNNDWWPRMLMVKALIQHYEATGDKRVPEVLTKYFHHQLAELPTRPLQSWGLYRWQDAAYGVQWLYDQTHDPELPKLAALLQKQGFDWTAEFRNFPFEKATDKTILGPQGFDSPLPDRAMQAHGVNNGMALKTAAVQYRSNGKPEEHANFTYQLATLDKYHGLPNGMFSCDEHLAGPNPVQGTELCTVVDTMFSLEVALATFGDAAIADRIEKIAYNALPGTFTDDMWAHQYDQQPNQVQCSLNSKPWSTNGPESNLYGLEPHFGCCTANFHQGWPKFAASLAMRTPDDGLAITLYAPCDIKTKVRNTPVHITVETEYPFRDTVRITIQSDKPVRFPLHLRGPAWTDAATAAAAGQSTPLKPAAFTPITREWKSGDTITLKLPMQPRATRWFHNSLAIERGPLLFSLDPGQSWMKLRDRKPTADWQVFPTGAWNYALATDESTVTDLKVEEKPIGARPFATATPAVTIAVTAHQIDRWRSTDGVANPLPESPLAGKDLASARPQETITLVPYAGAKLRISAFPQIKA comes from the coding sequence ATGAATCTGTCCCGCCGCGACGCCCTGAAACTCGGCACCTTCTCCGCCGCCGCCACCATGCTCCCAAGCGGATTTGCCCAGGCACAAAAGCTGGCGCCCACAGCCCTCCAGCCGCTTCCGCTTGGCGAAATCAAGCCCACCGGCTGGCTCCGTCGCCAACTCCAGGTCCAGGCCGACGGTATGGGCGGCCACCTCGACGAGTTCTGGCCCGACCTCAATAACAACAGCGGCTGGCTCGGCGGCACCGGCGAAAGCTGGGAACGCGGCCCCTACTTCCTCGACGGCCTCTATCCCCTCGCCGTCCTTCTCGACGACCCCAAACTCAAAGCCAAGGCCAACCGCTGGGTCGAATGGACACTCACCCACCAGCAAGCCAACGGCATGATTGGCCCCGCCAGCAACAACGACTGGTGGCCCCGCATGCTCATGGTCAAAGCCCTCATCCAGCATTACGAAGCCACGGGCGACAAGCGCGTCCCGGAAGTCCTCACCAAATACTTCCACCACCAACTGGCCGAACTCCCCACCCGCCCGCTGCAAAGCTGGGGTCTCTACCGCTGGCAGGACGCAGCGTACGGCGTTCAGTGGCTCTACGATCAAACCCACGACCCCGAACTCCCCAAACTTGCCGCGCTGCTTCAAAAGCAAGGCTTCGACTGGACCGCCGAGTTCCGCAACTTCCCATTCGAAAAAGCCACGGACAAAACCATCCTCGGCCCCCAGGGTTTTGACTCGCCACTACCCGACCGCGCCATGCAGGCCCACGGCGTCAACAACGGCATGGCGCTCAAGACTGCCGCTGTCCAGTACCGCTCCAACGGCAAGCCCGAAGAACACGCCAACTTTACCTATCAGCTAGCAACGCTGGACAAGTACCACGGCCTGCCCAACGGCATGTTCAGTTGCGACGAGCACCTCGCCGGCCCCAACCCCGTGCAGGGCACCGAACTCTGCACCGTCGTCGACACCATGTTCTCGCTTGAAGTCGCCCTCGCCACCTTCGGCGACGCCGCCATCGCAGACCGCATCGAGAAGATCGCCTACAACGCCCTCCCCGGCACTTTCACTGACGACATGTGGGCGCACCAGTACGACCAGCAACCCAACCAGGTCCAGTGCAGCCTCAACAGCAAACCCTGGAGCACCAACGGCCCCGAATCCAACCTCTACGGCCTCGAACCGCACTTCGGCTGCTGCACCGCCAACTTCCATCAGGGCTGGCCCAAATTCGCCGCCAGCCTCGCCATGCGCACCCCGGACGACGGCTTAGCCATCACCCTCTACGCCCCGTGCGACATCAAAACCAAAGTCCGCAACACGCCCGTCCACATCACAGTAGAAACCGAGTACCCCTTCCGCGACACCGTCCGCATCACCATCCAGTCAGACAAGCCGGTTCGATTCCCGCTGCACCTCCGCGGTCCCGCATGGACAGACGCAGCAACAGCAGCCGCCGCAGGCCAATCCACCCCACTCAAGCCCGCAGCCTTCACACCCATCACGCGCGAGTGGAAATCCGGCGACACCATCACCCTCAAACTGCCCATGCAGCCCCGAGCCACCCGCTGGTTCCACAACTCCCTCGCAATCGAACGCGGCCCACTACTCTTCTCACTCGACCCCGGCCAAAGCTGGATGAAACTCCGCGACCGCAAACCCACCGCCGACTGGCAAGTCTTCCCCACCGGTGCATGGAACTACGCACTCGCGACGGATGAATCGACTGTCACAGATCTCAAAGTAGAAGAGAAACCAATCGGCGCACGCCCATTCGCCACAGCAACACCAGCCGTCACCATCGCAGTCACAGCCCACCAAATAGACCGCTGGCGCAGCACCGACGGAGTAGCCAACCCACTCCCAGAAAGCCCACTCGCAGGCAAAGACCTAGCCAGCGCCCGCCCACAGGAAACCATCACACTAGTCCCCTACGCAGGAGCCAAACTCCGCATCTCCGCCTTCCCACAAATCAAGGCGTAA
- a CDS encoding PQQ-binding-like beta-propeller repeat protein codes for MARTDRVVNAAVTLAMHLGASTIMRHIIAASLVLLPFAAHAQNASDWPSYNRTLNGQRFAPQTEITPANATSLKELCRYDLKLQSSFQTGPVVVNGTMYITTAHDTIAIDANTCAEKWRAHDDYTMAIPNDTNRGVAFADGRVFRGTQDARLLAYDAASGKKLWDISLGDPKHLETTSAAVLAWKGMVFTGNAGSSRMPTKGRMYGIDAATGKIVWEQYMVPRSADDKSRGPAAPAPKVKGTADEGGTPWTAFTFDEATGTLYVPGGDPISTEDAAFSVALDAKTGAVKQTYLPVKHDFHDWEVSAAPLLYSINGKAMLASATKDGRIYAGDIKTGKSAWTANATTVSNETAPLTATGPHVCPGTLGGNEWSNPAYSPATKLIYNGAVDWCATLTSTNTPKPKITFDSPTQATGWVKAFNPATGKEAWSFRTPAPVVGGITPTAGNLLFAGDLGGNLYAFNAKTGDIAWKTATGGAIGGGVISYAIAGKQRIAVTSGMKSNTWPMASGSASIVIYGLK; via the coding sequence ATGGCACGCACAGACCGCGTCGTGAACGCAGCCGTGACACTCGCCATGCACCTGGGAGCAAGCACAATCATGCGTCACATCATCGCAGCCAGCCTCGTCCTTCTGCCCTTCGCCGCCCACGCACAAAACGCATCGGACTGGCCCAGCTACAACCGCACGCTCAACGGCCAGCGCTTCGCCCCGCAGACTGAGATCACACCGGCAAACGCAACCAGTCTGAAAGAGCTCTGCCGCTACGACCTCAAACTGCAGAGCAGCTTCCAGACCGGCCCCGTCGTGGTGAACGGCACCATGTACATCACCACCGCGCACGACACCATCGCCATCGATGCCAACACCTGCGCTGAAAAATGGCGCGCGCATGACGACTACACAATGGCCATCCCCAACGACACCAACCGTGGCGTTGCCTTCGCCGATGGCCGTGTCTTCCGCGGCACACAGGACGCACGCCTGCTCGCTTATGACGCCGCATCCGGCAAGAAACTATGGGACATCTCCCTCGGCGACCCCAAGCATCTTGAAACCACCTCCGCCGCCGTCCTCGCATGGAAGGGCATGGTCTTCACCGGCAACGCAGGCAGCAGCCGCATGCCCACCAAGGGCCGTATGTACGGCATCGACGCCGCCACCGGCAAGATCGTATGGGAGCAGTACATGGTGCCGCGCTCCGCAGACGATAAGTCACGCGGCCCCGCAGCCCCCGCACCCAAAGTAAAGGGCACCGCTGACGAAGGCGGCACACCCTGGACCGCCTTCACATTTGATGAAGCCACCGGCACGCTCTACGTTCCCGGCGGCGACCCCATCAGCACCGAAGACGCTGCCTTCTCCGTAGCGCTCGACGCGAAGACTGGCGCCGTCAAACAAACCTACCTGCCCGTGAAGCACGACTTCCACGACTGGGAAGTCTCCGCCGCTCCGCTGCTCTACTCCATCAACGGCAAAGCCATGCTCGCCTCCGCCACCAAGGACGGCCGCATCTACGCAGGCGACATCAAGACCGGCAAATCCGCATGGACAGCCAACGCCACAACAGTAAGCAATGAAACCGCACCGCTCACCGCCACCGGGCCGCACGTCTGCCCCGGCACACTCGGCGGCAACGAGTGGAGCAACCCCGCTTACTCGCCCGCAACCAAGCTCATCTACAACGGAGCCGTAGACTGGTGCGCCACACTCACCAGCACCAACACACCGAAACCAAAGATCACCTTCGACTCACCCACACAAGCCACCGGCTGGGTCAAAGCATTCAACCCGGCAACGGGTAAAGAAGCATGGAGCTTCCGCACACCTGCACCCGTCGTAGGCGGCATAACACCTACCGCAGGCAATCTCCTCTTCGCAGGCGACCTCGGCGGCAACCTCTACGCCTTCAACGCAAAGACAGGCGACATCGCATGGAAGACCGCCACAGGAGGAGCCATCGGCGGCGGTGTCATCAGCTACGCCATCGCAGGCAAACAACGCATCGCCGTAACCTCCGGCATGAAGTCCAACACCTGGCCCATGGCCTCCGGCTCAGCATCCATCGTCATCTACGGCCTGAAATAG
- a CDS encoding UvrB/UvrC motif-containing protein: MEPIFEHEIAFDPAQAADALRQLPAGPAVVGLFGHSATDRPHLMKSANVRRRLQRLLEPAEGQTKRLNLRDRIARIAWREAGSEFESLLLLYRAMHLAFGADEARKRMRLSPPFTIRFAAENAYPRIYVTNHLRRRSLTTTFGPFASRTAAERYCEAVEELFLIRRCYMELHPSVDDPGCIYGEMKKCMAPCQKRCSDEEYSAECTAMLSFLQTHGGSRIAALESERDEASAAMEFEQAAAVHGRIAKVKAAAAFADELVQPLSELKTVLVMPCPSRAEDDAPHVAVWSFADGCFRGPERVSLLGVRLAKEQAEVGSSLFAQPMMLAATPLEGGAASGGSSSGSAEERMLAAVAHLFDGAAGARDMVELGDQLSLLKRWYYRPEKQRVGAIFFMARGEWPVRRMVRAAAKLVSGPPSAVETVSAAVEERQG; encoded by the coding sequence GTGGAACCCATCTTCGAGCATGAGATTGCGTTTGATCCGGCGCAGGCGGCGGATGCGTTGCGGCAGTTGCCTGCGGGGCCTGCTGTGGTGGGACTGTTCGGGCATAGTGCTACGGATCGCCCGCATTTGATGAAGAGTGCGAATGTGCGCCGGCGGTTGCAGCGTTTGCTGGAGCCTGCGGAGGGGCAGACGAAACGGCTGAATCTGCGCGATCGCATTGCGCGGATTGCATGGCGTGAGGCGGGCAGCGAGTTTGAGTCGTTGCTGTTGCTGTATCGCGCGATGCACCTGGCGTTTGGTGCGGATGAGGCGCGGAAGCGGATGCGGTTGTCGCCTCCGTTCACGATTCGGTTTGCAGCCGAGAATGCTTATCCGCGGATTTATGTGACGAACCATTTGCGTCGGCGGTCGTTGACGACGACGTTTGGGCCGTTTGCTTCTCGCACTGCTGCGGAGCGGTATTGCGAGGCGGTTGAGGAGTTGTTTTTGATTCGTCGTTGCTACATGGAGCTGCATCCTTCGGTGGATGATCCAGGTTGCATTTATGGCGAGATGAAGAAGTGTATGGCTCCGTGCCAGAAGCGATGCAGCGATGAGGAGTACAGCGCGGAATGCACGGCTATGTTGAGTTTTTTACAGACGCATGGTGGCTCTCGCATTGCGGCTCTTGAGTCGGAGCGCGATGAGGCTTCTGCCGCGATGGAGTTTGAGCAGGCAGCGGCGGTGCATGGACGCATTGCGAAGGTGAAGGCCGCAGCTGCGTTTGCGGATGAGTTGGTGCAGCCGTTGAGTGAGTTGAAGACAGTGTTGGTGATGCCTTGTCCTTCGCGTGCGGAGGATGATGCGCCGCATGTGGCGGTGTGGAGTTTTGCGGATGGATGTTTCCGCGGGCCGGAGCGGGTGTCGTTGCTTGGGGTGCGGTTGGCGAAGGAGCAGGCGGAGGTTGGGTCCAGCTTGTTTGCGCAGCCGATGATGTTGGCGGCGACTCCGCTTGAGGGGGGTGCTGCTTCTGGTGGTTCGTCTTCTGGTTCAGCAGAGGAGCGAATGCTTGCTGCTGTTGCGCATTTGTTTGATGGTGCTGCGGGTGCGCGCGACATGGTGGAGCTTGGGGATCAGTTGTCGCTGTTGAAGCGTTGGTATTACCGACCGGAGAAGCAGCGGGTGGGCGCGATCTTCTTTATGGCTCGTGGTGAGTGGCCTGTGCGGAGGATGGTGCGGGCTGCGGCGAAGCTGGTGTCGGGGCCTCCCTCAGCGGTTGAAACTGTTTCTGCTGCAGTGGAGGAACGTCAAGGCTAA
- the arr gene encoding NAD(+)--rifampin ADP-ribosyltransferase, translated as MSEVDSRFRRQYFHGTRADLQHGDLITTGYASNFGEGKVLSWVYCTGTLDAAIWGAELSVGDGAERIYVVEPTGDIVDDPNLTDKKFPGNPTLSYRSREPFRVVAEVTKWQGHSQEQIQTMKGGLDRLKAERAEIID; from the coding sequence ATGTCGGAAGTGGATAGCAGGTTTCGTCGGCAATACTTTCATGGCACTCGCGCTGATCTTCAGCACGGCGATCTGATCACAACTGGCTACGCGTCCAACTTCGGTGAAGGCAAAGTTCTGTCGTGGGTGTATTGCACGGGGACGCTGGATGCCGCGATATGGGGTGCGGAATTATCTGTTGGTGATGGGGCGGAGAGGATTTACGTTGTGGAACCGACCGGGGATATCGTGGATGATCCGAATTTGACGGACAAGAAGTTTCCCGGAAATCCGACTTTGTCTTATCGATCGCGTGAGCCGTTTCGCGTAGTGGCGGAAGTTACGAAGTGGCAGGGACATTCGCAAGAGCAGATTCAAACGATGAAGGGTGGTCTTGATCGTCTAAAGGCGGAACGCGCTGAGATTATCGATTGA
- a CDS encoding helix-turn-helix transcriptional regulator gives MNRLDTTFAALSDPTRRAMVERLARGPDSVHGLTERFDVSQQMISKHIAVLVRARIVVKTKRGRESVCSLRPEAIKTVSDWASNYRRLWEERLDRLDAVVTQLKKEEIRNEKQHGK, from the coding sequence GTGAATCGATTGGACACTACATTTGCGGCTTTATCGGATCCGACTCGGCGAGCCATGGTTGAGCGGCTTGCGCGAGGGCCGGATTCGGTACATGGGTTGACTGAGCGATTTGATGTGTCGCAGCAGATGATTTCGAAACACATTGCCGTTCTTGTGCGTGCACGGATTGTCGTGAAGACGAAGCGTGGGCGTGAGAGTGTGTGCTCGCTTCGGCCAGAGGCCATTAAGACGGTTAGTGACTGGGCTTCTAACTATCGTCGGCTTTGGGAAGAGCGTTTGGACAGGCTGGATGCGGTTGTAACTCAACTGAAGAAAGAGGAGATCAGAAATGAGAAACAGCATGGCAAATGA
- a CDS encoding SRPBCC domain-containing protein, protein MANETERMTITRVFDAPRELVWKAWTDPKYVVQWWGPKGFTTTACKIDFRVGGKALFCTKSPEGQEFWNGIEYLEIVLYEKIVSLMYFADADGNKIDPAQLGIEHEAIEGAYDTTLFEDLGDGTTKLTFIGNEPMKDAAESGQLEGWMETLDKLADVVAELV, encoded by the coding sequence ATGGCAAATGAAACAGAGCGGATGACCATCACGCGCGTGTTCGATGCTCCGCGCGAGTTGGTTTGGAAGGCTTGGACAGACCCGAAGTATGTTGTGCAGTGGTGGGGGCCGAAGGGATTTACGACCACTGCATGCAAGATTGATTTTCGCGTGGGAGGGAAGGCGCTCTTCTGCACGAAGTCGCCGGAAGGGCAAGAGTTCTGGAACGGGATTGAGTACCTGGAGATTGTGCTGTACGAGAAGATCGTCTCGCTCATGTACTTTGCCGATGCGGACGGGAACAAGATTGATCCCGCGCAATTGGGAATAGAGCATGAGGCTATTGAGGGGGCTTACGACACGACTCTGTTTGAGGATCTTGGAGACGGCACGACAAAGCTCACCTTTATTGGCAATGAGCCTATGAAGGACGCGGCAGAGAGCGGTCAGCTTGAGGGCTGGATGGAGACTCTCGATAAACTTGCTGACGTTGTCGCGGAGTTGGTTTAA
- a CDS encoding FtsX-like permease family protein: MMMLTLAGASLDPASHPNRLIVAVRFMVVAVAWVATGSTFLFMAINRFSQVRERTRQFAILRVLGGSLFFILTLLLQETLLVALPGTIAGIVLAYFHEWLISTVLGGLFVLRTPYSFWLPAGMIAASVFFLASSCSAWRATKLEVLDALAYED, translated from the coding sequence ATGATGATGCTGACTTTAGCTGGAGCGTCGCTTGATCCAGCGAGTCATCCTAATAGGCTGATCGTTGCGGTGCGGTTCATGGTTGTTGCTGTAGCTTGGGTTGCAACGGGATCGACCTTTCTTTTCATGGCGATTAACAGATTCTCCCAGGTGAGAGAACGCACGCGACAATTTGCGATTCTCCGAGTTTTGGGTGGATCACTGTTCTTCATCCTCACGCTCCTTCTTCAAGAGACACTCCTCGTAGCTCTGCCGGGAACGATTGCTGGAATCGTACTTGCCTATTTTCATGAATGGCTGATTTCAACTGTTCTTGGTGGCTTGTTTGTGTTGCGGACTCCCTACAGTTTTTGGCTGCCTGCCGGAATGATTGCTGCTTCAGTATTCTTCTTGGCTAGTTCTTGTTCCGCATGGCGAGCCACAAAACTCGAGGTGCTGGACGCATTGGCATACGAAGACTGA